In the genome of Synchiropus splendidus isolate RoL2022-P1 chromosome 2, RoL_Sspl_1.0, whole genome shotgun sequence, the window CTGCTCCTCAGGGTCGTCCTCGGTCTCATCCATGGTGAGTTTCTCTCGCGGCTCCGAAGACGTGACGGTCCCTCCTCCGGTTCCTCCCCGCAGACGACCCGAGTCCGCCCCGGCTGAGTCCTCTCCATCCAAGGTAAGGCCACAAGGCTTCACTCAGCACCAGACCCAAAGCTGATCCACCTCTCATCCACAGATGAAGTTGGACAGCCCCCCTGCGGTGCCCCCCCGACAGCCCACCTGTAAGTTTCTCCCACATCGATACTCCTCACTGTCCTCGTCGCCCCCCGACAGCCCTCCCACCTTGCCCCCCCGGGAGCcccttccttctcctcttcacctccagcCCCCCCCACAGGGTCGGATCCGCTGTGACATGCAGACCTTCTTTCCCGCCACCATGCCTGCTGCTAGCCCTGtcccttcctcaccaccacccATCACTGTAAGCCCCACCTCCAGGAAGACCCCTCTGTTGTCCCCAcccctccctctgctccccTTCGACGGTCCTCCCGTGCCCCCCCGACACGGTGTCCCTAAACTTCCACCAAAGACCTACAAGAGGGAGTCTCTGGGCCACGCCCCTTTACTGGACACACCGCCAGCACTGTAAATGGCCCGTTAAAGAGGGTCCTTTCACAGGCTGGACTGTCTGGAACCAGAATCAGAGGGACTGACCCCTGAGCTGGTTCTCGCTGTGTCAACAAACAAGGGAATAGAATGTTTCAACTGCAGAAAGACTTTATTGACTtttacacacatatacacacacacacacacacacacacacacacacacacacacacacacacattcagaggTGATGTGGACCACGGAATGTCCGGCACCAGAATTTTCACTTgcctttaaaaatgtattaatgtGCAATAAACATGTGACTGAACTACGTGTTTGTTCATGTGGAACCGGCACACTGTTGTTGGTTCTGATAGTCTAGTTTGAACACAGGTAACAGAGTTCAGGGTCTCAACAAATCCGGATCAAACAGAACTGTAGCACTCTAAAGCCGTGTTGTTGGAGTTAAGAGTGTGGGCGCCCTCTGTTGGTCAAAGTCTCGCAGCTCAAGAGGTGAGCTCAAGGGGTGACAGGGGTCAGACTGGATGCTGGTCAGCTGTGGCTCGTGTTCTGCAGCAGCCTCTGGACCCGGTCCAAGATGATCTGGTTTGTACTTCTGCAGTCTTCGGGTCGGTACGGAGCGACAAGGGTCAGAACTCCAGCCACCCTcagctcctctccctcctcctccacagggATCCTGTTTGCCTCCAACCAGCTCCGGACCTGCTCGCACCGGCGCCGCCGCTCTTCGGGGTCGAGACCAGTCACTTCGGGAGGCCGGAACAAGGACTGCAGGCGTGCTGACATCTCTGGGTCTGCCTCCTGCAGAACCTCCACCTGCTGCACCGCGTGGCCCATCACCACCTGCACGTGCGGCCCGCAGCCCTCCTCAAAGTTCACCAAGACCAGACTGTGGAGGACCGGAACCAGACCGGGTCAgtaattgtgttttattgatgtCTCACTTGTTCTCGGGTCGGGGCACAAATGGAAATAAACCAGTGTGTTGGTTTTAAATCAACTCAGCTGACCAGCAGAACCTGATACTGTAGAGTGCACGGGTCGGGACATTGTAACTGGCAGAAGCAAGAACGGTCTGTTGAATGTCTGTCACACAaaactgagctgagccagaagcctCATTCCCAGGCGCTCTTTGGTCAGGACCTCTAGAGAAGAAGTCATTTCTGCAGCAGAAGCACGAGCACTAGACAAGCTGCCCAACTTAGGAAAAGCGTTTGAGAAGACATACTTTCAAGTCAGAGGCTCGACTAGATGTTTGAAATAGAATTGATGAATGGAGTCACTAGAAGAATTCATGGAGATCATTCACCAAGATTTAGCGCTACTCGTTTATTTTCTTCTAGTTCACGTATACAATGGAAAGAAAGGGAAATTCCAATTCCGAATGGAACTCAGCAACAACacagtaaagcttcagaatgTTCGCTGAAATGGAACGCACCCCAGGGAACCAACGCTCGCGTGTTACCTGGAGGTTACCGGGTCCACGGTGACCAGCCACCCCCGGAGCCCATCGTCCTTGACGGTTCTCACGGTCACGTGTCTGTTTACATAGCGGTTCCACTTCAGCGGACCCAACTGAGTCCATCCGTCCTGCATCTTTACAAGTGGACCTGTTACTGACGCGCTCTTGTGTTCTTACAGTGCGGCTGTCTCAAACATCCGGGGGAAACAAAGAGAAGACAGAAAGGTTCCGCTTGTTTATCGGCTATATGCTGCCACCTGCGGGTAAATACACGCTACCACAATGATTCAAATCCGCTTTGTCTCATTTTGGTTAATTCTTTAATTTATTAGTTTGTTCTGACAATTTACAGTACTGATATATAGAAACATAAAAGCAACATCTGATCAATTCAGTTTAATTttcgtgtttttattttactaaTTTTCTATATGACCTAAATACATTCCCGTTTACTTCATATGAAGAATAATTATCCTTTtatctcttttttattttctttttttgttgtctatTTAAATCGCACAGTTTTCTATAATCTCTCAACACATTTGAGTCTTTGTCCCTTTATTTTTCTTCGATATGATTCGTAtagatatgtttttgtttgttttttacattttagattttttttaaata includes:
- the gemin6 gene encoding gem-associated protein 6 produces the protein MQDGWTQLGPLKWNRYVNRHVTVRTVKDDGLRGWLVTVDPVTSSLVLVNFEEGCGPHVQVVMGHAVQQVEVLQEADPEMSARLQSLFRPPEVTGLDPEERRRRCEQVRSWLEANRIPVEEEGEELRVAGVLTLVAPYRPEDCRSTNQIILDRVQRLLQNTSHS